Proteins encoded together in one Thermococcus gammatolerans EJ3 window:
- a CDS encoding helix-turn-helix domain-containing protein, whose amino-acid sequence MEEILRALSKTLRVFELGESEIKIYSLLQREALTPRQIAKTLGLSERIVREKLKHLLELGLVERTLVNRGWLGYVYYAKAPREALQALFSRLESTLKAIEKEGELKLKG is encoded by the coding sequence ATGGAGGAGATACTCCGAGCCCTGTCCAAAACCCTCAGGGTCTTTGAGCTCGGGGAGTCCGAGATAAAAATCTACTCCCTCCTCCAGCGGGAGGCGCTTACGCCGAGGCAGATTGCAAAGACGCTCGGCCTATCTGAAAGGATTGTAAGGGAAAAGCTTAAGCACCTCCTCGAGCTGGGCCTCGTCGAGAGAACCCTCGTGAACAGGGGCTGGCTGGGCTACGTTTACTACGCCAAGGCCCCCAGGGAGGCTCTCCAAGCGCTCTTCAGCAGGCTGGAGTCCACGCTAAAGGCCATAGAGAAGGAAGGTGAGCTGAAGCTGAAGGGTTAA
- a CDS encoding UbiA prenyltransferase family protein, translated as MASISAVVRNLRPLEGRAYIALIGFALLMNWRSAEVYELVTAFLAGVLFVWYAFSINNCFDVDTDSKNPVKVKKNPIASGELSFSEGLAISALLAVTGLGLALTTNGTAFAVYVAMLILATLYSAPPRLKARPVVDVLSHGLFFGGLPFIYGALIDGNLSEAEILMATGITLYSFALELRNHLSDYESDLRAGLRTTPIVIGKGRSELLVEVFSVLALAVTLYTLKPHLIIASSLMFAGRGLRVDQRTVYRMFDVAMVGAVLAAGGTAL; from the coding sequence ATGGCATCGATTTCAGCCGTTGTCAGAAACCTCCGGCCACTGGAGGGGAGGGCATACATAGCACTGATTGGGTTCGCCCTTCTGATGAACTGGAGGAGTGCCGAGGTATATGAGCTCGTTACAGCGTTCCTGGCGGGAGTCCTCTTCGTGTGGTATGCGTTCTCGATAAACAACTGCTTCGACGTTGATACGGATTCTAAAAATCCAGTGAAGGTTAAGAAGAACCCCATAGCCTCTGGAGAGCTGTCGTTTAGTGAAGGGCTGGCGATATCTGCTCTGCTCGCGGTGACGGGGCTCGGGCTTGCACTAACCACAAATGGAACCGCGTTTGCGGTTTACGTTGCAATGCTAATCCTCGCCACACTCTATTCGGCCCCACCGAGGCTTAAAGCGAGGCCCGTAGTGGATGTGCTGTCCCACGGGCTGTTCTTCGGGGGTCTGCCCTTCATCTACGGGGCGCTCATCGATGGGAACCTTTCAGAGGCGGAAATCCTGATGGCTACGGGGATAACCCTCTACTCTTTCGCCCTCGAGCTGAGGAATCACCTCTCGGACTACGAGAGCGACCTAAGGGCTGGACTCAGGACAACCCCGATAGTCATTGGAAAAGGAAGGAGCGAGCTCTTAGTGGAGGTTTTCTCAGTCCTCGCCCTCGCGGTAACTCTGTACACCCTCAAGCCCCACCTGATAATCGCCTCCTCCCTGATGTTCGCGGGGCGCGGGCTGAGGGTTGATCAGAGAACGGTCTACCGCATGTTCGACGTGGCAATGGTTGGGGCAGTTTTAGCGGCTGGAGGGACGGCATTATGA
- a CDS encoding lysylphosphatidylglycerol synthase transmembrane domain-containing protein has product MKKRTLLSVLALLFSVGYIAHTIEVEELGEAISTADPRFLLLAFGMAFSAILVSTLRWYIVLRKLQKTSFRKTFTAILSGFYMMAFLPPSVGHVAKVKLVGGDYFKALSALAFGIFLEVLIIAGISLLVFGATKWGIFLLGILSLILFYDKGAYALLNGGIAVIQRLSPKLAERLGNYLERTYSGWRSSRKDPTTFTLSLLLSVLAVLLQVAGIIAVGRAFGLPVGLLDAFKAFILSTLFASLSGIPSGIGANELGITLALGSSTKSTVVAFTYKFIYQYLWSLVGAVEFYRVVGGRS; this is encoded by the coding sequence ATGAAGAAAAGAACCCTCCTTTCAGTCCTCGCCCTCCTGTTCTCGGTAGGCTACATTGCCCATACAATAGAGGTGGAGGAACTGGGGGAGGCAATCTCGACGGCCGACCCGAGGTTTCTCCTCCTGGCTTTTGGGATGGCGTTTTCGGCTATACTTGTCTCAACTCTGAGGTGGTACATCGTCCTCAGAAAGCTCCAGAAGACGAGCTTCAGGAAAACCTTTACCGCAATTCTGAGCGGTTTCTACATGATGGCCTTCCTCCCCCCGAGTGTGGGGCACGTTGCCAAGGTGAAGCTCGTCGGAGGGGACTACTTCAAAGCATTGTCCGCCCTCGCCTTCGGGATTTTCCTGGAGGTTCTAATCATCGCCGGTATCTCCCTCCTCGTATTCGGCGCCACCAAGTGGGGTATCTTTCTGCTTGGGATTCTCTCCCTAATCCTGTTCTACGATAAAGGAGCCTATGCACTCCTCAACGGGGGGATTGCCGTAATCCAAAGGCTCAGTCCCAAGCTCGCCGAAAGGCTCGGAAACTACCTTGAGAGGACGTATTCGGGGTGGAGGTCCTCCAGAAAGGACCCAACAACCTTCACGCTGTCGCTTCTCCTCTCTGTGCTCGCGGTGCTCCTGCAGGTTGCTGGAATAATCGCCGTTGGAAGGGCCTTCGGACTTCCTGTTGGCCTGCTGGATGCCTTCAAGGCCTTCATACTCAGCACCCTTTTCGCGAGCCTGAGCGGTATCCCCTCGGGAATCGGGGCAAACGAGCTCGGTATAACCCTCGCCCTCGGCTCGTCAACGAAGAGCACGGTTGTGGCCTTCACCTACAAGTTCATCTACCAGTACCTCTGGTCGCTTGTCGGAGCGGTCGAGTTCTACAGGGTAGTGGGGGGTCGGTCATGA
- a CDS encoding glycosyltransferase family 4 protein, translating to MRIALVSDWYYPKVGGVASHMHHLAIHLRERGHEVAIVTNDLETGKEEELEKLGIELRKIPGTVSPILGINLTYSLKSNRELGEYLKDFDVIHSHHAFTPLSLKAVKAGRNLGKATLLTTHSISLSHESSLWKALGLTFPLFSHYLGFPHRIIAVSKAAKAFIEHFTDSPVEIIPNGVDDELFRPISEGEKEKVKEELGIEGRVVLYVSRMSPRKGPHVLLNAFQRIAREFDDVGLVMVGSGEMLPLLKAQAKFLGISERVRFMGYVPNELLPKVYASADVFVLPSITAEAFGIVVLEAMASGVPVVATTVGGIPEVVERSGSGLLVPPGDELALGRAIGRILADEDFARELGEAGRRAVEAEYSWKVVAGKIEKAYEEVLLPPRLSYLF from the coding sequence ATGAGGATAGCCCTCGTGAGCGACTGGTACTACCCGAAGGTCGGTGGCGTTGCGAGCCACATGCACCACCTTGCGATACACCTGAGGGAGAGGGGCCACGAGGTCGCAATCGTGACGAACGACCTCGAAACCGGGAAGGAGGAAGAGCTTGAGAAGCTGGGCATCGAGCTGAGAAAGATTCCAGGGACGGTGAGCCCAATCCTGGGCATAAACCTCACCTACAGCCTCAAATCCAACAGGGAGCTCGGCGAGTACCTGAAAGATTTCGACGTGATTCACTCCCACCACGCCTTCACGCCACTGTCCCTCAAAGCCGTAAAAGCTGGCAGAAACCTCGGGAAGGCCACGCTCCTGACGACGCACAGCATATCGCTCTCCCACGAGTCCTCGCTCTGGAAGGCCCTCGGGCTGACGTTCCCCCTCTTCAGCCACTACCTGGGCTTTCCCCACAGGATAATAGCCGTCAGCAAGGCGGCAAAAGCGTTCATAGAGCACTTCACGGACTCTCCCGTCGAGATAATCCCGAACGGCGTTGACGACGAGCTCTTCAGACCCATTAGCGAGGGGGAGAAGGAAAAAGTCAAGGAGGAGCTCGGCATTGAGGGGCGCGTTGTCCTCTACGTCAGCAGGATGTCACCGAGGAAGGGGCCTCACGTTCTCCTAAACGCCTTTCAGAGGATTGCGAGGGAGTTCGATGACGTCGGTCTCGTGATGGTCGGCTCGGGTGAGATGCTCCCCCTGCTCAAGGCCCAGGCGAAGTTCCTTGGAATAAGTGAGAGGGTTCGTTTTATGGGCTACGTCCCCAACGAGCTCCTGCCGAAGGTGTACGCGTCGGCTGATGTCTTCGTGCTCCCCTCCATAACGGCTGAAGCCTTTGGAATAGTGGTCCTTGAGGCGATGGCCTCGGGCGTTCCAGTGGTGGCGACGACTGTTGGTGGGATTCCCGAGGTGGTTGAGAGGAGCGGAAGCGGTCTTTTAGTGCCCCCAGGGGATGAACTCGCACTCGGGCGGGCCATAGGCAGAATTTTGGCGGACGAGGATTTTGCAAGGGAGCTCGGGGAAGCGGGGAGAAGGGCTGTCGAGGCAGAATACTCCTGGAAGGTCGTGGCTGGCAAGATTGAGAAGGCTTACGAGGAAGTCCTACTCCCCCCTCGGCTGAGCTACCTTTTTTAA
- a CDS encoding DUF7132 family protein — protein sequence MKVLKEWDVKVKLVRTKRGAILHMIELEPGHFYLEQNPLKDSKYGVAYRKIKEHFPEFYMFWEIKNNRYTGKLLAGAFLEKQEIDDFITLLAQSEDFKKFEEILEEIEELEEE from the coding sequence ATGAAGGTTCTGAAGGAATGGGACGTTAAGGTGAAGCTTGTAAGGACAAAGAGGGGAGCGATTCTCCACATGATTGAGCTTGAACCCGGGCATTTCTACCTCGAACAGAACCCCCTCAAGGACTCCAAGTACGGCGTCGCCTACAGGAAGATAAAGGAGCACTTCCCCGAGTTCTACATGTTCTGGGAGATTAAGAACAACCGCTACACCGGAAAGCTCCTCGCCGGGGCGTTTTTAGAAAAGCAGGAGATAGATGACTTCATAACGCTGTTAGCACAAAGCGAGGACTTCAAGAAGTTCGAGGAAATCCTTGAGGAAATTGAGGAGCTTGAAGAGGAGTGA
- the gcvH gene encoding glycine cleavage system protein GcvH, with translation MIEVGEYKVKEGLYYTKDHEWAKVLDDGTVLVGITDYAQKELGDLAYVELPEVGKEVNKGDVLCEIESVKAVSEVYAPVSGEVIEVNEALEDSPELLNEDPYENWIAKLKPSNLDEELKELMDAEAYAKYLESL, from the coding sequence ATGATCGAAGTCGGCGAATACAAGGTTAAGGAAGGCCTCTACTACACGAAAGACCACGAGTGGGCCAAGGTTCTTGACGACGGAACCGTTCTGGTTGGTATAACGGACTACGCCCAGAAGGAACTCGGCGACCTCGCCTACGTCGAGCTTCCCGAGGTCGGTAAGGAGGTCAACAAGGGCGACGTCCTCTGTGAGATAGAGAGCGTCAAAGCTGTCAGCGAGGTCTACGCCCCGGTCAGCGGAGAGGTCATTGAGGTTAACGAGGCCCTTGAAGACAGCCCCGAGCTCCTCAACGAGGACCCCTACGAGAACTGGATTGCCAAGCTCAAGCCGAGCAACCTCGATGAGGAGCTCAAGGAGCTCATGGACGCTGAGGCCTACGCGAAGTACCTGGAGAGCCTCTGA
- the rsmA gene encoding 16S rRNA (adenine(1518)-N(6)/adenine(1519)-N(6))-dimethyltransferase RsmA: protein MRDRLFSIIYKYNLRPNRTLGQNFLIVPDIIERNVKRAELSEKDTVLEIGPGLGVLTDELSKKAGKVYAIEADSRMIEILQREYSWPNVELIKGDAVKVEWPEFNKMVSNLPYQISSPVTFKLLKHEFERAVLIYQLEFAERMIAKPGDRNYSRLSLMVQAKANVELVERIGRGAFWPRPKVDSAVVVLEPKPEKERIELNENLVKALFQHRRSTVASALKKSAHMLGTDKKSIKDYLSSLPHAEKRVFQLSPEEVLDIEVYLRDNGLLSQKPEKGLN from the coding sequence ATGAGGGATCGTCTCTTCTCCATTATTTATAAATACAACCTTCGCCCGAACAGAACCCTCGGCCAAAACTTTCTGATAGTGCCCGATATCATTGAAAGAAACGTTAAACGGGCGGAACTTAGCGAAAAAGATACAGTTCTCGAAATAGGGCCCGGTCTGGGTGTTCTAACGGACGAGCTCTCCAAAAAGGCCGGAAAGGTGTACGCGATAGAAGCCGACAGCAGAATGATCGAAATCCTCCAGAGGGAGTACTCCTGGCCGAATGTGGAACTCATCAAGGGCGACGCCGTCAAAGTCGAGTGGCCCGAATTCAACAAGATGGTCTCCAACCTCCCATACCAGATTTCCTCACCCGTTACGTTCAAGCTTCTGAAGCACGAGTTCGAGCGGGCCGTCCTGATTTATCAGCTGGAGTTTGCCGAGAGGATGATTGCGAAACCGGGCGACCGAAACTACTCCCGCCTCTCTCTGATGGTTCAGGCGAAGGCCAACGTCGAGCTCGTTGAAAGGATCGGCAGAGGTGCGTTCTGGCCCAGACCAAAGGTCGATTCCGCGGTTGTTGTTCTCGAGCCCAAACCGGAGAAGGAGAGGATAGAACTGAACGAAAACCTCGTTAAGGCCCTCTTTCAGCACAGGAGAAGCACCGTTGCATCCGCCCTCAAAAAGTCCGCCCATATGCTCGGGACCGACAAAAAATCTATCAAGGACTACCTCTCCTCGCTCCCCCACGCGGAAAAGCGTGTCTTCCAGCTCTCTCCAGAGGAGGTCCTTGACATTGAGGTTTACCTTCGAGACAACGGCCTGCTTTCTCAAAAACCGGAGAAAGGTTTAAATTGA
- a CDS encoding DUF655 domain-containing protein: MDYTRRHPYRESLQKKRHNKEYEEYAYVLDYLPEGYTDLKTGRRTGKPVAQVIGEKAFTLLEVTPKVDLMLYERVFIGKGNRDKVLMINRKISYDDLTATAKAELPYVVKEIVKNNENRFVKFFNIAPPITNRLHSLELLPGIGKKLMWEILEERRKEPFKSFEDLKSRVKGLHDPCEMIAKRVIDELQGKDRYRLFVGSRRLFRE, from the coding sequence ATGGACTACACAAGACGTCATCCCTATAGGGAAAGCCTCCAGAAAAAGAGGCACAACAAGGAGTATGAGGAGTACGCATACGTGCTCGATTACCTTCCCGAGGGCTACACTGATCTGAAGACAGGCAGGCGAACAGGCAAGCCCGTTGCACAGGTTATAGGGGAGAAAGCTTTCACGCTCCTGGAGGTTACCCCCAAGGTAGATTTAATGCTCTATGAGAGGGTCTTCATAGGCAAAGGAAACCGCGACAAGGTTCTCATGATAAACAGGAAGATAAGCTACGACGATCTGACCGCGACGGCCAAGGCCGAGCTTCCGTACGTCGTTAAGGAGATCGTCAAAAACAATGAGAACAGATTTGTAAAGTTCTTCAACATCGCCCCCCCAATAACCAACAGACTCCACAGCCTTGAACTACTGCCAGGCATAGGAAAAAAGCTGATGTGGGAGATCCTCGAAGAGAGAAGAAAAGAACCGTTCAAGAGCTTTGAGGACCTCAAATCGAGGGTTAAGGGCCTTCACGACCCCTGCGAGATGATCGCCAAGAGAGTGATTGACGAACTCCAGGGGAAGGACAGGTACAGGCTCTTCGTGGGATCAAGGAGGCTCTTCAGAGAATGA
- a CDS encoding RNA polymerase Rpb4 family protein: MIGRKKLEEHYVTLAEAKELLEKRRAEGMEENPEEPMFYEARISLEHAERFAKLKPEQARELKEKLMNLFDWIDERIAAKLVDLLPEDYFDIRVIFAKEEHMPTKEEAEEIINLIDEYRPLE, encoded by the coding sequence ATGATCGGGAGAAAAAAGCTGGAGGAACACTACGTCACGCTGGCAGAAGCCAAAGAACTCCTCGAAAAGCGCAGAGCAGAGGGGATGGAGGAGAATCCCGAGGAGCCCATGTTCTACGAGGCCAGGATCAGCCTTGAACACGCGGAACGCTTTGCCAAACTGAAGCCAGAGCAGGCTAGGGAGCTCAAGGAGAAGCTGATGAACCTCTTCGACTGGATCGACGAGAGAATCGCGGCCAAGCTTGTCGACCTCCTCCCAGAGGACTACTTTGACATCAGGGTTATCTTCGCCAAGGAGGAGCACATGCCCACCAAGGAAGAGGCCGAGGAGATTATCAACCTGATAGACGAGTACAGACCCCTCGAGTAA
- a CDS encoding 50S ribosomal protein L21e, with protein MVKKAHSFRRKTRGKLSKHPRRRGLPPLTRFLQEFEVGQKVHIVIEPSYHRGMPDPRFHGRTGTVVGKRGDAYIVEIKDGGKVKTFFIHPVHLRPQKG; from the coding sequence ATGGTTAAGAAGGCGCACAGCTTCAGGAGGAAGACCCGCGGAAAGCTCAGCAAGCACCCGCGGAGAAGGGGCCTTCCCCCTCTCACGAGGTTCCTCCAGGAGTTTGAGGTCGGGCAGAAGGTCCACATTGTCATAGAGCCGAGTTACCACAGGGGAATGCCCGACCCGAGGTTCCACGGAAGGACCGGGACCGTCGTCGGCAAGCGCGGCGACGCCTACATCGTCGAGATAAAGGACGGCGGCAAGGTTAAGACATTCTTCATACACCCGGTCCACCTCAGGCCCCAGAAGGGATGA
- a CDS encoding CGP-CTERM sorting domain-containing protein translates to MLRNWKFLPAVFVALLTTALVSGSAVIVAPPRGTVTYPEVIAGVGSDGAGGFIVVVPFNMTASGTPVVPGAWIGDFYPNGSLKWGEYVKGFPFRPSPRVLRATANGSILLVGQSDAGNHTDIWVIKLEGDGRLRWSKDYLLNVSPGWIMFIDNVVQMEDEILIATHVDSFGGDGRVTAPVVLALDGSGNPLWAGAYQIPHGPRELYSTAIGKVKDGYYLILHDEETWYYVILDKNGNPLGTWKIISPLEGFFIKSALSVGDTVYFLGGSSNGTVLGAITGNSTAWARLYTLSPEKTCTEKSGNVTLLSSETSSTEPAPVLTVSEGHLIFQPAIVKAFRLTCSDGLNTTYALIKTDRMGTVVDSFTVVTEGKEEDTILLGNFGEPEGISANGDSFIALWRETISSGPMLQFRSFAIVSNLKAKPKGPAIEAYSFQVKTTPTDVKLIPGSPTTKKKLIIKVVEGQVTVKRANGIPVRVISVKDSSEKSICGPGISILLLLLVALWKRR, encoded by the coding sequence ATGCTTCGGAATTGGAAGTTCCTCCCGGCAGTGTTTGTGGCATTGCTCACGACCGCTCTCGTCAGCGGTTCTGCTGTTATAGTTGCTCCGCCAAGAGGGACTGTAACGTATCCGGAGGTTATAGCTGGTGTCGGAAGCGATGGAGCTGGAGGCTTCATTGTCGTTGTTCCCTTCAACATGACCGCCAGTGGAACACCTGTGGTTCCCGGGGCTTGGATTGGTGATTTTTACCCGAACGGCTCGCTTAAGTGGGGTGAATACGTGAAAGGCTTTCCGTTCCGACCCTCACCAAGAGTGCTCCGGGCAACCGCCAACGGCTCAATCCTGCTCGTCGGGCAGAGCGACGCGGGAAACCACACGGACATCTGGGTGATTAAACTCGAGGGGGATGGAAGGCTCCGGTGGTCCAAGGACTACCTGCTCAATGTAAGCCCCGGCTGGATAATGTTCATTGATAATGTTGTGCAGATGGAGGATGAGATACTCATTGCGACTCACGTTGATAGCTTCGGAGGGGATGGGAGAGTCACGGCTCCGGTTGTACTGGCACTTGACGGAAGCGGAAACCCCCTCTGGGCAGGGGCGTACCAAATACCTCATGGTCCAAGGGAACTTTACAGCACGGCGATTGGAAAGGTTAAGGATGGATACTATCTGATACTGCACGATGAGGAAACCTGGTACTACGTGATTCTCGATAAAAACGGAAATCCCCTCGGAACATGGAAAATCATAAGCCCTCTTGAAGGGTTCTTCATAAAGTCGGCTCTTTCAGTGGGCGATACCGTTTATTTCCTCGGGGGCTCCTCCAACGGAACCGTCCTCGGGGCAATAACTGGAAACTCAACCGCATGGGCCAGGCTGTACACCCTGAGTCCTGAGAAAACCTGCACTGAAAAAAGCGGAAACGTCACCCTCTTGAGCTCAGAGACCTCTTCAACCGAGCCCGCACCCGTGTTGACCGTTTCAGAGGGGCATCTCATTTTCCAGCCAGCGATTGTCAAGGCATTCAGGCTGACTTGCAGTGATGGTCTCAATACAACCTATGCACTCATCAAAACTGATAGGATGGGAACAGTTGTAGATAGCTTTACTGTGGTCACAGAAGGAAAAGAGGAGGATACGATACTCCTTGGGAACTTTGGAGAGCCGGAGGGGATAAGCGCAAACGGGGATTCATTCATAGCACTCTGGAGGGAAACGATTTCTTCCGGGCCCATGCTACAGTTCCGGAGCTTTGCCATAGTGTCCAACCTAAAAGCGAAACCCAAAGGCCCGGCCATTGAGGCCTACAGCTTCCAAGTCAAGACAACACCTACTGATGTCAAATTAATACCTGGATCTCCTACTACAAAGAAGAAGCTTATCATAAAAGTTGTTGAGGGTCAGGTAACCGTCAAGAGGGCGAATGGAATACCGGTTAGGGTTATCTCAGTGAAGGATTCCTCCGAGAAAAGCATCTGCGGGCCTGGGATCAGCATTCTCCTTCTGCTTCTCGTCGCACTTTGGAAGCGCAGATGA
- a CDS encoding tRNA pseudouridine(54/55) synthase Pus10 — MILEKAERILEKHELCDHCLGRLFAMLGKGTNEERGKAIRFVLNMERSARGLQPIEEPEECELCHSAFDRVPELVETMKKASEGIEFETFLVGSRFPEEIKEKEKAIWEAFDIETAEPINREFNRELGKAFGKATGKETSKNPDVVFIVEPFSGKVEIQINPVYVYGRYRKLIRGIPQTPLPDFKDSVASIICRAFSKAFEGKCVFKGAGREDVDVRMLGNGRPFIVEIKRPKRRRVDLGKVAEEINASGKVEVLDLRFVSAKEAEEVLTKNHRKEYLALVLVEEGVTPEEAEEVARRLSGLEIHQRTPWRVRKARADKVRVKRVHEAEARWVDEKHFELRLVTDGGLYIKELVSGDKGRTRPSVSELLGKKAWCERLDVLNILDE, encoded by the coding sequence ATGATACTCGAGAAGGCCGAAAGGATCCTTGAGAAGCACGAACTCTGCGACCACTGCCTTGGAAGACTGTTCGCAATGCTCGGCAAGGGGACAAACGAAGAGCGTGGAAAGGCTATAAGGTTCGTCCTCAACATGGAGCGCTCCGCAAGAGGGTTACAACCGATAGAAGAGCCCGAGGAGTGTGAGCTCTGCCACAGTGCCTTTGACAGGGTTCCTGAGCTCGTCGAGACCATGAAAAAGGCGAGCGAAGGGATTGAATTTGAAACTTTCCTCGTGGGTTCCCGCTTTCCGGAGGAAATCAAGGAGAAAGAGAAAGCAATCTGGGAGGCGTTTGATATCGAGACCGCCGAGCCGATAAACAGAGAATTTAACCGCGAGCTCGGCAAGGCCTTTGGAAAAGCAACCGGGAAGGAAACCTCGAAGAACCCCGATGTGGTTTTCATAGTAGAGCCGTTTTCGGGCAAGGTTGAAATTCAAATCAACCCGGTTTACGTTTACGGGCGCTACAGAAAGCTGATCAGGGGGATTCCCCAGACCCCTTTGCCGGACTTCAAGGACAGCGTAGCCTCTATAATCTGCAGGGCGTTTTCAAAGGCATTTGAAGGCAAGTGCGTCTTCAAGGGTGCCGGAAGGGAGGACGTGGACGTAAGAATGCTCGGCAACGGGAGGCCCTTCATCGTCGAAATTAAGAGACCGAAGAGGAGAAGGGTTGACCTTGGAAAGGTAGCGGAAGAGATAAATGCGAGCGGGAAGGTGGAGGTTCTCGATCTGCGCTTCGTCTCGGCGAAGGAGGCCGAGGAAGTTCTCACGAAGAATCACCGAAAGGAATACCTCGCGCTCGTTCTCGTTGAGGAGGGGGTAACCCCTGAGGAGGCTGAGGAAGTGGCGAGGAGGCTAAGTGGCCTTGAGATACACCAGAGAACGCCCTGGCGCGTCAGGAAGGCGAGGGCCGACAAAGTGAGGGTGAAAAGGGTCCACGAGGCCGAGGCGAGGTGGGTTGACGAAAAGCACTTTGAGCTTCGCCTCGTCACCGACGGCGGGCTCTACATCAAGGAACTTGTTTCCGGCGATAAGGGAAGGACGAGGCCGAGCGTTAGCGAGTTGCTCGGGAAGAAGGCGTGGTGCGAGAGGCTCGACGTGCTAAACATACTTGACGAGTAG
- a CDS encoding transcriptional regulator, whose amino-acid sequence MATRRERIISLLEERDYSVSELAQVLGIRGKGSKKLILEDLKAIQKTLKREGKVLLVKPAECRKCGFRFKPEINIPSRCPRCKSEWIEEPRFRIESKSL is encoded by the coding sequence ATGGCCACTCGGAGGGAACGGATAATAAGCCTTTTGGAGGAGCGCGACTATTCCGTAAGCGAGCTAGCCCAAGTTCTCGGTATCAGGGGAAAGGGCAGTAAAAAACTCATCTTAGAGGACCTTAAGGCGATTCAGAAGACCCTGAAGCGAGAAGGGAAAGTTCTGCTCGTCAAACCCGCCGAGTGCAGAAAGTGTGGCTTCCGTTTCAAGCCTGAAATCAACATCCCCTCCCGCTGTCCGCGCTGTAAGTCCGAGTGGATTGAGGAGCCGAGGTTCAGGATCGAGTCGAAAAGCTTATAA
- a CDS encoding PRC-barrel domain-containing protein has protein sequence MVMRLSRIYGKQIYNTKGNYVGYVDEVLIEIDTGYGRVLALALPGEKVGIPYERVIAIGDIILVKAKED, from the coding sequence ATGGTCATGAGACTGTCGAGGATATACGGAAAGCAGATCTACAACACAAAGGGGAACTACGTTGGTTACGTTGACGAGGTTTTGATAGAGATAGACACGGGCTACGGAAGGGTTCTCGCCCTCGCACTTCCGGGAGAAAAGGTTGGAATACCCTACGAGCGTGTTATTGCAATAGGCGACATAATCCTCGTCAAGGCTAAGGAGGACTGA
- a CDS encoding DUF120 domain-containing protein, with protein sequence MSERIELLIELAELGAIGRKREVTLRELASRLNTSPQSILRLLREMEREGLISRETSGRKTRLGLTEKGLEILEELHERLEKALYCGLIIGEVVSGLGEGSYYVRLYRDRIREYLGFDPFPGTLNVKVLFPRTIFDALIDVRPILIPGFVRDGRTFGDVKAYPVRVEDVEGAIVVPSRSVHPPKIAEIIAPVNLRETLNLRDGSRIRIKAVGGR encoded by the coding sequence ATGAGCGAGAGAATCGAGCTTCTGATTGAACTGGCTGAATTAGGTGCGATCGGACGGAAGAGGGAAGTAACCCTCAGGGAACTTGCCTCCCGGCTCAACACCTCACCCCAGAGCATCCTCAGGCTCCTCAGGGAAATGGAAAGGGAGGGCCTGATCTCCAGGGAAACTTCCGGCAGAAAGACACGTCTTGGCCTGACAGAAAAGGGGCTGGAAATCCTCGAAGAGCTCCACGAAAGGCTTGAAAAGGCCCTCTACTGCGGCCTCATCATCGGAGAGGTTGTCTCGGGCCTCGGAGAGGGCTCATACTACGTCCGGCTTTACAGGGACAGGATAAGGGAGTACCTCGGCTTCGATCCATTTCCGGGGACGTTGAACGTGAAAGTGCTCTTTCCCCGGACAATATTCGACGCCCTAATTGATGTTAGACCAATCCTCATCCCCGGCTTCGTTCGGGACGGCAGAACCTTCGGAGACGTTAAGGCTTATCCAGTGAGAGTAGAGGATGTAGAGGGGGCTATCGTGGTTCCCTCCCGGAGCGTTCATCCACCAAAGATAGCTGAGATAATAGCCCCTGTAAACCTCAGGGAAACCCTCAACCTGAGGGACGGTAGTAGGATCAGGATAAAGGCTGTGGGAGGTAGATGA